A genome region from Arachis duranensis cultivar V14167 chromosome 6, aradu.V14167.gnm2.J7QH, whole genome shotgun sequence includes the following:
- the LOC107493221 gene encoding uncharacterized protein LOC107493221 isoform X2, which translates to MGSLPLPLNQYSYPNARRDNSVVDDFHGITIPDPYRWLENPDAQEVKDFVHSQLQLTDSVLESCAARPNLRHKLTNLFDHPRYTVPFRRSHNTYFYFHNSGLQPHNVLYMQNGFHAGAQPHLLLDPNALSPDGSVSLTAVSVSQHADFLAYGLSSSGTDWVTINIMRIQDKHLLPHTLSWVKFSSISWTHDTKGFFYSRYPAPKEGQLVDAGTETNTNLYHELYYHFLGTDQSQDILCWRDPQNPEYRFRASVSDDGRYIIMYIEQGCDPVNKLYYCDMSELTNGLQGFGNKQEEEDPHAHATMLPFVKLVDTFDAQFQYVANDDTVFTFLTNKNAPKYKLVRVDLKEPINSWFDVIHESERDVLESACAVNGNQVIVSYLSDVKYVVQVRDLETGCLQHLLPIDIGTVNGISARRQDSIFFFGFSSFLSPGIVYQCDLGTQAPVIKIFREIVVPGFDRSQFHANQVFVASKDGTKIPMFIVARKDISLDGSHPCLLYGYGGFNASVTPCFSVSRIVLARHLGCVLSIANIRGGGEYGEEWHKAGSLAKKQNCFDDFISAAEYLVSVGYTQPAKLCIEGGSNGGLLVAACINQRPDLFGCALAHVGVMDMLRFHKFTIGHAWTSEFGCSEKEEEFHWLIKYSPLHNVRRPWEEFGGGSIQYPSTMLLTADHDDRVVPLHSLKLLAYVLSTSMKQSPQTNPIIARIECKAGHGAGRSMQKIIEEAADRYGFMAKVLEAHWIE; encoded by the exons ATGGGATCGCTCCCGCTCCCACTCAACCAATATTCATATCCCAATGCTCGCAGGGACAACTCAGTTGTTGACGATTTTCACGGCATTACCATTCCTGATCCTTACAGATG gCTTGAGAATCCTGATGCCCAAGAAGTGAAGGACTTCGTGCACAGCCAGCTTCAGCTAACGGATTCTGTACTGGAGAGCTGCGCTGCACGTCCCAACCTCCGCCACAAACTCACCAACCTCTTCGACCATCCTCGCTACACTGTACCTTTCAGGCGATCGCACAACACCTATTTCTACTTCCACAACTCTGGCCTTCAGCCACACAATGTTCTCTACATGCAGAATGGCTTCCACGCCGGGGCTCAACCGCACCTTCTGCTTGACCCCAATGCACTCAGCCCAGATGGATCCGTCTCCCTCACTGCTGTATCCGTAAGCCAACATGCTGACTTCTTGGCTTATGGCCTTAGTTCTAGCGGCACCGATTGGGTCACTATCAACATAATGCGTATCCAAGACAAGCATCTCCTCCCACATACTTTATCCTGG GTGAAATTTTCTTCTATTAGTTGGACGCATGACACCAAAGGTTTCTTCTATAGCCGCTATCCAGCTCCCAA GGAGGGACAACTGGTAGATGCTGGCACTGAGACAAACACTAACCTTTACCATGAACTCTATTATCATTTTCTGGGTACTGATCAGTCACAAGATATTTTGTGCTGGAGAGATCCCCAGAACCCTGAATATCGGTTTAGAGCAAGTGTTAGTGATGATGGCAGGTATATTATCATGTATATTGAACAAGGTTGCGACCCAGTGAATAAACTTTACTACTGTGACATGTCCGAACTTACGAATGGGCTGCAGGGTTTTGGGAATAAACAGGAAGAAGAAGATCCTCATGCTCATGCTACTATGCTCCCATTTGTAAAGCTTGTTGACACGTTTGATGCACAGTTTCAATACGTTGCCAATGATGACACTGTATTCACATTCTTAACAAACAAAAATGCTCCCAAATATAAACTAGTCCGAGTGGATTTGAAAGAACCTATTAATTCTTGGTTCGATGTTATCCACGAGTCAGAGAGGGATGTTCTTGAATCAGCATGCGCTGTGAACGGCAACCAAGTAATCGTAAGCTACTTGAGTGATGTCAAGTACGTTGTGCAAGTAAGAGACTTGGAAACAGGTTGCTTGCAGCATCTTTTACCAATTGACATTGGCACCGTTAATGGAATCTCTGCACGCCGTCAAGACAGTATCTTTTTCTTTGGCTTCTCCAGCTTCCTGAGTCCTGGTATCGTATATCAGTGCGACCTGGGAACACAAGCTCCTGTTATCAAGATATTCCGCGAGATTGTAGTTCCTGGTTTTGATCGCTCTCAGTTTCATGCCAATCAGGTGTTTGTTGCTAGTAAAGATGGTACCAAGATTCCAATGTTCATTGTTGCAAGAAAGGACATTAGTTTGGATGGTTCACACCCCTGTTTGCTATACGGGTATGGTGGTTTTAACGCGAGTGTCACACCGTGTTTCAGTGTGAGCCGCATTGTGCTTGCAAGACACTTGGGTTGTGTTTTGTCCATAGCGAACATTCGAGGTGGTGGGGAGTATGGGGAGGAATGGCACAAAGCAGGATCCCTTGCAAAGAAGCAGAATTGTTTCGATGACTTCATCTCTGCAGCCGAATACCTTGTATCCGTAGGGTATACCCAGCCCGCAAAGTTGTGTATTGAAGGCGGAAGCAACGGCGGACTTCTTGTTGCTGCTTGCATAAATCAG AGACCTGATCTTTTTGGTTGTGCACTGGCTCATGTTGGTGTTATGGACATGCTACGATTCCACAAGTTCACCATAG GTCATGCTTGGACTTCAGAGTTTGGTTGTTCAGAAAAGGAGGAGGAGTTTCATTGGCTAATCAA ATACTCACCGTTGCACAATGTACGAAGACCCTGGGAAGAGTTTGGTGGTGGGTCAATCCAGTACCCATCAACGATGTTATTGACGGCTGATCATGATGATCGCGTTGTGCCACTCCACTCATTGAAGTTATTGGCG TATGTTCTGAGTACTAGTATGAAGCAAAGTCCTCAAACAAACCCTATAATTGCTCGCATCGAATGTAAGGCCGGACATGGAGCTGGGCGTTCCATGCAGAAAATA ATTGAGGAGGCTGCTGACAGGTACGGATTTATGGCTAAAGTGTTAGAAGCCCACTGGATTGAATAG
- the LOC107493221 gene encoding uncharacterized protein LOC107493221 isoform X1, giving the protein MGSLPLPLNQYSYPNARRDNSVVDDFHGITIPDPYRWLENPDAQEVKDFVHSQLQLTDSVLESCAARPNLRHKLTNLFDHPRYTVPFRRSHNTYFYFHNSGLQPHNVLYMQNGFHAGAQPHLLLDPNALSPDGSVSLTAVSVSQHADFLAYGLSSSGTDWVTINIMRIQDKHLLPHTLSWVKFSSISWTHDTKGFFYSRYPAPKEGQLVDAGTETNTNLYHELYYHFLGTDQSQDILCWRDPQNPEYRFRASVSDDGRYIIMYIEQGCDPVNKLYYCDMSELTNGLQGFGNKQEEEDPHAHATMLPFVKLVDTFDAQFQYVANDDTVFTFLTNKNAPKYKLVRVDLKEPINSWFDVIHESERDVLESACAVNGNQVIVSYLSDVKYVVQVRDLETGCLQHLLPIDIGTVNGISARRQDSIFFFGFSSFLSPGIVYQCDLGTQAPVIKIFREIVVPGFDRSQFHANQVFVASKDGTKIPMFIVARKDISLDGSHPCLLYGYGGFNASVTPCFSVSRIVLARHLGCVLSIANIRGGGEYGEEWHKAGSLAKKQNCFDDFISAAEYLVSVGYTQPAKLCIEGGSNGGLLVAACINQRPDLFGCALAHVGVMDMLRFHKFTIGHAWTSEFGCSEKEEEFHWLIKYSPLHNVRRPWEEFGGGSIQYPSTMLLTADHDDRVVPLHSLKLLATMQYVLSTSMKQSPQTNPIIARIECKAGHGAGRSMQKIIEEAADRYGFMAKVLEAHWIE; this is encoded by the exons ATGGGATCGCTCCCGCTCCCACTCAACCAATATTCATATCCCAATGCTCGCAGGGACAACTCAGTTGTTGACGATTTTCACGGCATTACCATTCCTGATCCTTACAGATG gCTTGAGAATCCTGATGCCCAAGAAGTGAAGGACTTCGTGCACAGCCAGCTTCAGCTAACGGATTCTGTACTGGAGAGCTGCGCTGCACGTCCCAACCTCCGCCACAAACTCACCAACCTCTTCGACCATCCTCGCTACACTGTACCTTTCAGGCGATCGCACAACACCTATTTCTACTTCCACAACTCTGGCCTTCAGCCACACAATGTTCTCTACATGCAGAATGGCTTCCACGCCGGGGCTCAACCGCACCTTCTGCTTGACCCCAATGCACTCAGCCCAGATGGATCCGTCTCCCTCACTGCTGTATCCGTAAGCCAACATGCTGACTTCTTGGCTTATGGCCTTAGTTCTAGCGGCACCGATTGGGTCACTATCAACATAATGCGTATCCAAGACAAGCATCTCCTCCCACATACTTTATCCTGG GTGAAATTTTCTTCTATTAGTTGGACGCATGACACCAAAGGTTTCTTCTATAGCCGCTATCCAGCTCCCAA GGAGGGACAACTGGTAGATGCTGGCACTGAGACAAACACTAACCTTTACCATGAACTCTATTATCATTTTCTGGGTACTGATCAGTCACAAGATATTTTGTGCTGGAGAGATCCCCAGAACCCTGAATATCGGTTTAGAGCAAGTGTTAGTGATGATGGCAGGTATATTATCATGTATATTGAACAAGGTTGCGACCCAGTGAATAAACTTTACTACTGTGACATGTCCGAACTTACGAATGGGCTGCAGGGTTTTGGGAATAAACAGGAAGAAGAAGATCCTCATGCTCATGCTACTATGCTCCCATTTGTAAAGCTTGTTGACACGTTTGATGCACAGTTTCAATACGTTGCCAATGATGACACTGTATTCACATTCTTAACAAACAAAAATGCTCCCAAATATAAACTAGTCCGAGTGGATTTGAAAGAACCTATTAATTCTTGGTTCGATGTTATCCACGAGTCAGAGAGGGATGTTCTTGAATCAGCATGCGCTGTGAACGGCAACCAAGTAATCGTAAGCTACTTGAGTGATGTCAAGTACGTTGTGCAAGTAAGAGACTTGGAAACAGGTTGCTTGCAGCATCTTTTACCAATTGACATTGGCACCGTTAATGGAATCTCTGCACGCCGTCAAGACAGTATCTTTTTCTTTGGCTTCTCCAGCTTCCTGAGTCCTGGTATCGTATATCAGTGCGACCTGGGAACACAAGCTCCTGTTATCAAGATATTCCGCGAGATTGTAGTTCCTGGTTTTGATCGCTCTCAGTTTCATGCCAATCAGGTGTTTGTTGCTAGTAAAGATGGTACCAAGATTCCAATGTTCATTGTTGCAAGAAAGGACATTAGTTTGGATGGTTCACACCCCTGTTTGCTATACGGGTATGGTGGTTTTAACGCGAGTGTCACACCGTGTTTCAGTGTGAGCCGCATTGTGCTTGCAAGACACTTGGGTTGTGTTTTGTCCATAGCGAACATTCGAGGTGGTGGGGAGTATGGGGAGGAATGGCACAAAGCAGGATCCCTTGCAAAGAAGCAGAATTGTTTCGATGACTTCATCTCTGCAGCCGAATACCTTGTATCCGTAGGGTATACCCAGCCCGCAAAGTTGTGTATTGAAGGCGGAAGCAACGGCGGACTTCTTGTTGCTGCTTGCATAAATCAG AGACCTGATCTTTTTGGTTGTGCACTGGCTCATGTTGGTGTTATGGACATGCTACGATTCCACAAGTTCACCATAG GTCATGCTTGGACTTCAGAGTTTGGTTGTTCAGAAAAGGAGGAGGAGTTTCATTGGCTAATCAA ATACTCACCGTTGCACAATGTACGAAGACCCTGGGAAGAGTTTGGTGGTGGGTCAATCCAGTACCCATCAACGATGTTATTGACGGCTGATCATGATGATCGCGTTGTGCCACTCCACTCATTGAAGTTATTGGCG ACGATGCAGTATGTTCTGAGTACTAGTATGAAGCAAAGTCCTCAAACAAACCCTATAATTGCTCGCATCGAATGTAAGGCCGGACATGGAGCTGGGCGTTCCATGCAGAAAATA ATTGAGGAGGCTGCTGACAGGTACGGATTTATGGCTAAAGTGTTAGAAGCCCACTGGATTGAATAG
- the LOC107493222 gene encoding L-ascorbate oxidase homolog has translation MAVKRGVASAVVLCVLASVSVSLGEDPYRFFDWNVTYGDIYPLGVRQQGILINGQFPGPDIHSVTNDNLIINVFNSLDQPFLLSWNGVQQRRNSYEDGVFGTTCPIPPGKNFTYILQVKDQIGSFYYFPSLAFHKAAGGFGGIRILSRPRIPVPFPDPAGDYTVLIGDWYKANHTDLQRQLDSGRKLALPDGILINGRGENGASFNVEQGKSYRLRISNVGLENSLNFRIQNHKMTLVEVEGTHTLQTTYSSLDVHVGQSYSVLVTADQPPRDYYIVVSTRFTTTVLTTTGILRYSNSAGPVQGPPPGGPTTQIDWSLNQARSIRTNLTASGPRPNPQGSYHYGLINLTRTIVVSSSAGQVNGKQRYAINSVSYVAPDTPLKVADFFKIPGVFRVGSISDRPSGSAIYLDTSVMQTDYRTFVEIVFQNDEDIIQTYHLDGYSFFVVGMDGGTWTAGSRNEYNLRDAVSRCTTQVYPKSWTAIYVALDNVGMWNLRSEFWARQYLGQQFYMRVYTTSTSLRDEYPIPKNALLCGKASGRHTRPL, from the exons ATGGCGGTGAAGAGAGGGGTTGCTTCCGCCGTGGTGTTGTGTGTGTTGGCTTCTGTGAGCGTGAGTCTTGGTGAAGATCCCTACAGGTTCTTCGACTGGAATGTTACCTACGGCGACATTTACCCGCTAGGTGTTCGTCAACAG GGAATACTCATAAACGGCCAATTCCCAGGACCAGACATTCATTCAGTTACCAACGACAACCTCATCATCAATGTCTTCAACAGCTTGGACCAGCCCTTTCTCCTCTCCTG GAACGGGGTCCAACAGAGAAGGAACTCATACGAGGATGGGGTGTTTGGAACAACATGTCCCATCCCACCGGGGAAGAACTTCACTTACATACTTCAAGTGAAGGATCAGATTGGAAGCTTTTACTACTTCCCTTCTCTTGCATTTCACAAAGCTGCGGGCGGCTTCGGAGGCATCAGGATCCTCAGCAGGCCAAGGATCCCGGTCCCCTTCCCTGATCCGGCCGGCGATTACACTGTTCTCATTGGAGACTGGTACAAGGCCAACCACACG GATTTGCAAAGGCAACTTGATAGCGGAAGAAAGCTAGCACTCCCCGATGGAATCCTGATCAATGGTCGCGGGGAGAACGGGGCGTCATTCAACGTGGAACAAGGAAAGAGTTACAGGCTGAGAATATCAAATGTGGGGCTGGAGAATTCCCTGAATTTCCGCATACAGAACCACAAGATGACCCTGGTGGAAGTGGAAGGAACCCACACCCTTCAGACCACATACTCCTCTCTCGATGTCCACGTTGGTCAATCCTACTCCGTCCTAGTCACCGCCGATCAACCTCCCCGGGACTACTACATCGTGGTTTCCACTCGCTTCACCACCACAGTCCTCACCACCACCGGAATTCTTCGCTACAGCAACTCAGCAGGGCCAGTGCAGGGCCCGCCACCTGGGGGACCCACCACCCAGATTGACTGGTCGTTGAACCAGGCCCGGTCCATCAGGACGAACCTGACAGCAAGTGGACCAAGGCCCAACCCGCAAGGGTCGTACCACTACGGTCTCATAAACCTGACGAGAACAATCGTGGTGTCGAGCTCAGCCGGGCAGGTGAATGGGAAGCAGAGATACGCCATTAACAGCGTGTCTTACGTTGCACCCGAcactcctctcaaggtggccgACTTCTTCAAGATCCCCGGCGTCTTCCGCGTGGGGAGCATATCCGACAGGCCCAGCGGCTCTGCCATCTACCTTGACACGTCTGTCATGCAGACTGACTACAGAACTTTTGTGGAGATTGTCTTCCAGAACGACGAGGACATCATCCAGACCTATCATCTTGATGGCTACTCTTTCTTTGTTGTTGG TATGGATGGAGGAACATGGACAGCTGGTAGCAGGAACGAGTACAATCTTCGAGACGCAGTTTCGCGATGCACGACGCAGGTATATCCAAAGTCATGGACAGCAATATATGTGGCGTTGGACAACGTGGGAATGTGGAACTTGAGATCTGAATTCTGGGCAAGGCAATACCTGGGCCAACAATTCTATATGAGAGTGTACACAACATCCACTTCCCTCAGAGATGAATACCCTATTCCCAAGAATGCTCTTCTCTGTGGAAAGGCCTCTGGCCGACACACCCGACCCCTCTAA